A genomic segment from Frateuria edaphi encodes:
- a CDS encoding TonB-dependent receptor, with product MPRRTTLTVALAMGLGFTGFAFGQATTGSIFGTAPVAAGETVLVQGANGASREVAVDESGRYSVTVPVGRYTVTLRKDGQVLATQENVAVSPGGGTQVPFAAATAENAQNLGTVQVVASALPAIDVTSVNSSTIITAADLAKLPVTRNAESIALLAPGTVKGSGYFANAVAFGGSSVSENAYYVNGYNTGEPYRNIGGFQLPYGAIDQQETLTGGYSAKYGRSDGGVINQIGKRGTNEWHFGAQVVWQPRSLQASPRNNYYGNPAVPSAIPNANSADGLTHYELEDPSKPGTLHQYRNDNKEWETVYSAYVGGPLIQDKLFMFLAGEITRNHSTNVETDDLAKVQYNQDRNTKFYGKLDWNITDNNVFELTALKNNNNTGAGRTYDFNYDTLQSGDFVTTNDVVKNDATFYIGHFTSYITDNATLSVLYGKADFKGPTIYGRGADSGLPFISRSYNQDPALNGGTPIVNGQTNVSWFSDNAKDSTRGLRIDFDYRLGDHDLSAGIDNMHYAAKNRGQNQQNPFNPDLNYYWRYYPGYVQKREIGWETSMSMSQKAWYLQDAWQVTSNVLLNIGLRNDHFTNFNDVGEAFVDEKNQWEPRIGVSWDVNGDSSLKIYGNVGRYYLALPDNAAERAANASTFLTTTYYYTGIDENGIPTGLTIRTPETSPDGEYGDPKDPQQVTARNLKPEYLDEYIAGFDMQLNDEWTFGAKAMWRDLKSAIDDECSPSRIEDKMRSLGLITTTEDFDSASGYYNSLYGSAYCRLINPGQTNNMLIVADDGASSVLVPMSKEDWGYSQGVKRKVGSLNLYLEHPFDGKWQARVDYTYTHGFGNTEGQVRSDFGQQDVSKTEDWDSAELMDGQNGELINVRKHQIRIRGAYQISPEWLISGTLLAQSGVPKECLGYYGPDGVGDPTGYNAGGSGNYHWCHGIRMPPGSTGHTPWTKPLNLGIHYSPSFADHKLGINLDIFNVFNEQKAAQTDPAGEAAYNGGVDADGNTVPDIVYVNNSYGDALFYEEPRTIRLSVTYDY from the coding sequence ATGCCCCGCCGCACAACCCTGACGGTTGCGCTTGCCATGGGGTTGGGTTTCACCGGCTTTGCCTTCGGCCAAGCCACCACCGGCAGCATCTTCGGCACCGCGCCGGTCGCCGCCGGCGAAACGGTCCTGGTCCAGGGAGCCAACGGCGCCAGCCGCGAAGTCGCCGTGGACGAAAGCGGCCGCTATTCGGTCACCGTGCCCGTAGGTCGGTACACGGTCACGCTGCGCAAGGACGGGCAGGTGCTGGCGACCCAGGAGAACGTTGCCGTATCACCCGGCGGCGGTACGCAGGTGCCTTTCGCTGCTGCGACCGCGGAGAACGCGCAGAACCTGGGCACCGTGCAGGTGGTGGCCAGCGCGCTGCCCGCGATCGATGTAACAAGCGTCAACTCCAGCACCATCATCACCGCCGCAGACCTTGCCAAGCTTCCGGTCACGCGTAACGCGGAGTCGATTGCGTTGCTTGCTCCTGGCACGGTCAAAGGTAGCGGCTACTTCGCGAATGCCGTCGCGTTCGGCGGTTCCAGCGTGTCCGAGAACGCGTACTACGTGAACGGATACAACACGGGCGAGCCCTACCGCAATATCGGCGGTTTCCAGTTGCCCTACGGCGCGATCGACCAGCAGGAAACCTTGACCGGCGGCTACAGCGCTAAATACGGCCGCTCAGACGGCGGTGTCATCAACCAGATCGGCAAGCGAGGCACCAACGAGTGGCATTTCGGCGCCCAGGTGGTCTGGCAGCCGCGCTCTCTCCAGGCGAGCCCTCGCAACAACTATTACGGGAACCCCGCCGTACCGTCCGCGATCCCCAACGCCAACAGCGCCGACGGCCTGACCCATTATGAATTGGAAGATCCAAGCAAGCCGGGCACGCTGCACCAGTACCGCAACGACAACAAGGAATGGGAAACCGTCTACTCGGCTTACGTCGGCGGTCCGCTGATCCAGGACAAGCTGTTCATGTTCCTGGCTGGCGAGATCACGAGGAACCATTCGACCAACGTGGAAACGGATGACCTGGCCAAGGTCCAGTACAACCAGGACAGGAATACCAAGTTCTACGGAAAGCTGGATTGGAACATCACCGACAACAACGTCTTCGAGCTCACCGCGCTAAAGAACAACAATAACACCGGTGCCGGCCGCACCTACGATTTCAACTACGACACGCTGCAGTCCGGCGATTTCGTCACGACCAACGATGTAGTCAAGAACGATGCGACCTTCTACATCGGTCATTTCACGAGCTACATCACCGACAACGCGACGCTGAGCGTCCTGTACGGCAAGGCCGACTTCAAGGGCCCGACGATCTACGGTCGAGGCGCGGACAGCGGGCTGCCTTTCATCTCGCGCTCGTACAACCAGGACCCGGCGCTCAACGGCGGTACGCCCATCGTAAACGGCCAGACGAACGTCTCCTGGTTCTCCGATAACGCGAAAGATTCCACGCGCGGCCTGCGCATCGACTTCGACTACCGCCTGGGCGACCATGACCTGTCGGCAGGTATCGACAACATGCACTACGCGGCAAAGAACCGCGGCCAGAACCAGCAGAACCCGTTCAATCCGGACCTGAACTACTACTGGCGCTACTATCCGGGCTACGTTCAGAAGCGCGAGATCGGCTGGGAAACCAGCATGTCGATGTCGCAGAAGGCCTGGTACCTGCAGGATGCCTGGCAGGTGACCTCGAACGTGCTGCTGAACATCGGTCTTCGCAACGACCACTTCACGAACTTCAACGACGTGGGCGAAGCCTTCGTCGACGAGAAGAACCAGTGGGAGCCGCGCATCGGCGTCAGCTGGGACGTGAACGGCGATTCCTCGCTCAAGATCTATGGCAACGTCGGTCGCTACTACCTGGCGCTTCCCGACAACGCCGCCGAGCGCGCCGCGAACGCGTCCACATTCCTGACCACCACGTACTACTACACCGGCATCGATGAGAACGGCATACCGACGGGCCTGACCATTCGTACGCCCGAGACCTCGCCCGATGGCGAATACGGCGATCCGAAAGATCCGCAGCAGGTCACCGCGCGCAACCTGAAGCCGGAATACCTGGACGAGTACATCGCCGGCTTCGACATGCAGCTCAACGATGAGTGGACGTTCGGCGCCAAGGCGATGTGGCGCGACCTGAAAAGCGCCATCGACGACGAATGCTCGCCCAGCCGCATCGAGGACAAGATGCGCAGCCTGGGGCTGATCACGACGACGGAGGATTTCGATTCTGCCTCCGGTTACTACAACTCGCTGTATGGCTCTGCGTACTGCCGTCTGATCAACCCGGGCCAGACCAACAACATGCTCATCGTCGCGGACGATGGTGCGAGCAGCGTCCTCGTCCCGATGTCCAAGGAAGACTGGGGATACTCGCAAGGCGTCAAGCGCAAGGTTGGTTCCTTGAACCTGTACCTGGAGCACCCGTTCGACGGCAAGTGGCAGGCGCGCGTCGACTACACCTACACCCATGGTTTCGGCAATACCGAAGGCCAGGTACGCTCCGACTTCGGTCAGCAGGACGTGTCCAAGACCGAGGACTGGGATTCGGCCGAGTTGATGGATGGCCAGAACGGCGAGCTGATCAATGTGCGCAAGCACCAGATCCGCATCCGCGGCGCATACCAGATCAGTCCGGAATGGTTGATCTCCGGTACCCTGCTGGCCCAGTCTGGCGTGCCGAAGGAGTGCTTGGGCTACTACGGGCCGGATGGCGTCGGTGACCCGACCGGATACAACGCCGGCGGCAGCGGCAACTACCACTGGTGTCACGGCATCCGCATGCCCCCAGGTTCGACCGGGCATACACCCTGGACCAAGCCGCTAAACCTCGGCATCCACTACTCGCCGAGCTTCGCCGACCACAAGCTGGGCATCAACCTGGACATCTTCAACGTCTTCAACGAGCAGAAGGCGGCCCAGACCGACCCAGCGGGCGAGGCGGCTTACAACGGCGGCGTCGATGCCGATGGCAACACGGTTCCGGACATCGTCTACGTGAACAATTCCTACGGCGACGCGCTCTTCTACGAAGAGCCCCGGACCATTCGGCTTTCGGTAACCTACGACTACTGA
- a CDS encoding tetratricopeptide repeat-containing sulfotransferase family protein, with protein MTTSASPGSLASLRQRAKTCIENEQWVAAQAILESVLQQAPNDLASSIQLSEALFRQGRMQASTRPLLAALGRLPRDAPLIAILVQYLVARGEIVAARSCLELLAQAPDPPADLLATQANLRFMIGDVPEALQMAERAMKAGIRTPDSWRLYAMLLHFSGQAEAAGAMLEECLKQWPQFGDAAAVLVDLRRQTVESNHLARLYEQLGTLPDPPSDPASAFARAEFEYSVFKTLDDLGRHEEAWEALARCNALMSRLNPYDAATEEALTDALLKLPRDDPHHAEAPAFGGPTPIFIVGMPRSGTTLLDRILSSHSQVASAGEIVDFWRQLHWVADVLPANARSLLKVVGRIGDIDLRQVGQRYLRQTQWRARGRRYYIDKLPGNIQLVAFIRRALPHAPILHMVRDPMDTCFSNFKAMFGNISPHSYDLGTLAHYYGQYARLTRHWHAALPGAMLDVPYAQLVEAPGATIQRVLAHCGLDVEEACLQPERNTAPVATPSSAQVRESIHTRNLGRWRDYAAQLEPLRMALATQPAAGDGRAAQSS; from the coding sequence ATGACCACCTCCGCCAGCCCCGGCTCGCTCGCTTCGCTTCGGCAACGTGCCAAGACCTGCATCGAGAATGAGCAATGGGTCGCCGCGCAGGCCATCCTGGAATCCGTCCTGCAGCAGGCACCGAATGACCTTGCCTCGAGCATCCAGCTTTCGGAGGCACTGTTCCGCCAGGGCCGGATGCAAGCGTCGACCCGCCCATTGCTGGCGGCGCTCGGTCGCCTGCCCAGGGATGCGCCTCTGATCGCCATCCTGGTTCAGTATCTGGTCGCCCGGGGGGAAATCGTGGCGGCACGTTCGTGCCTGGAGTTGTTGGCGCAGGCACCCGACCCCCCGGCCGACCTGCTGGCCACGCAGGCGAATCTGCGCTTCATGATCGGGGATGTACCCGAAGCACTCCAGATGGCCGAGCGTGCGATGAAGGCCGGCATCCGGACGCCCGACTCCTGGCGCCTGTATGCGATGTTGCTCCATTTCAGCGGACAAGCCGAAGCTGCTGGCGCGATGCTCGAGGAATGCCTGAAGCAGTGGCCACAGTTTGGTGATGCGGCCGCCGTTCTCGTCGATCTGCGGCGACAGACGGTCGAGTCGAACCACCTGGCGCGGCTGTACGAACAACTGGGCACCCTGCCGGACCCGCCGTCGGATCCAGCTTCGGCTTTCGCGCGCGCCGAGTTCGAGTACTCGGTCTTCAAGACCCTCGACGACCTGGGGCGTCACGAGGAGGCGTGGGAAGCGCTCGCGCGATGCAACGCGCTGATGAGCCGGCTGAACCCGTATGACGCGGCAACGGAGGAAGCGCTGACCGATGCGCTCCTGAAGCTTCCGCGGGACGATCCGCATCACGCGGAAGCTCCTGCTTTTGGTGGACCGACACCGATTTTCATCGTCGGCATGCCCCGCTCCGGTACCACCCTGCTCGACCGCATCCTGTCCAGCCATTCGCAGGTCGCTTCGGCGGGCGAGATTGTCGACTTCTGGCGGCAGCTTCACTGGGTCGCGGACGTCCTTCCCGCAAATGCCCGGAGCCTGCTCAAGGTCGTCGGCCGCATCGGCGACATCGATCTTCGCCAGGTGGGCCAGCGCTATCTCAGGCAGACACAGTGGCGGGCGCGTGGGCGGCGCTACTACATCGACAAGCTGCCGGGAAACATCCAATTGGTTGCGTTCATCCGTCGTGCGCTGCCACATGCGCCGATCCTGCATATGGTCCGCGACCCGATGGATACGTGCTTTTCCAACTTCAAGGCGATGTTCGGCAACATCTCGCCCCACAGCTACGATCTGGGAACGCTGGCTCACTATTACGGACAGTACGCGCGCCTGACACGTCACTGGCACGCAGCCCTGCCTGGCGCGATGCTGGATGTCCCTTACGCCCAGCTCGTGGAAGCCCCGGGCGCGACCATCCAGCGGGTCCTGGCCCACTGCGGTCTGGACGTGGAGGAGGCTTGCCTGCAACCCGAGCGCAATACGGCGCCGGTCGCCACGCCGAGCAGCGCGCAGGTGCGTGAATCGATCCATACCCGCAACCTGGGAAGGTGGCGTGATTACGCCGCTCAGCTGGAGCCCCTGCGCATGGCACTGGCCACGCAGCCTGCCGCGGGGGACGGACGGGCCGCGCAGTCGTCTTAG
- a CDS encoding GntR family transcriptional regulator, with product METALAAEYRRLCDSPETRQPLAYLRLRRAIRTVVEHRDIEPGQALPSERDLSHALGLSRVTVRKAIAGLVEEGLLTQRHGAGTFVAERIVKPMSRLTSFTEDLRARGLNPRSEFFERGIGEVTPEEAMAMNLSPGAAVVRLHRVRYAGDEPLAIERSVVPASVLPDPMAVRDSLYEALEQRNARPRRALQRLRAVSLSAQHARLLHVAPGSAGLSIERRSFLDDGRVVEFTSSWYRGDIYDFVAELHTD from the coding sequence ATGGAAACCGCGCTCGCCGCCGAATACCGCCGCCTCTGCGACAGCCCCGAGACGCGCCAGCCGCTGGCCTACCTGCGGCTGCGCCGGGCGATCCGCACCGTGGTCGAGCACCGTGACATCGAGCCGGGCCAGGCGTTGCCCAGCGAACGCGATCTTTCCCACGCGCTGGGCCTCTCGCGCGTGACCGTGCGCAAGGCCATCGCTGGCCTGGTCGAGGAAGGCCTACTGACCCAGCGCCACGGCGCCGGCACCTTCGTCGCCGAGCGCATCGTCAAGCCGATGTCGCGGCTGACCAGCTTCACCGAGGACCTGCGCGCGCGCGGCCTGAATCCGCGATCGGAGTTCTTCGAGCGCGGTATCGGCGAGGTCACGCCGGAGGAGGCAATGGCAATGAATCTTTCGCCCGGCGCCGCGGTGGTGCGATTGCATCGCGTGCGCTACGCGGGCGACGAGCCGCTGGCGATCGAGCGCAGCGTGGTGCCCGCCAGCGTGCTCCCCGATCCCATGGCGGTGCGCGATTCGCTCTACGAAGCGCTGGAACAACGCAACGCCCGCCCCCGCCGCGCCCTGCAGCGACTTCGCGCGGTCTCGCTCAGCGCCCAGCACGCCCGCCTGCTGCACGTGGCCCCCGGCAGCGCGGGCTTGAGCATCGAGCGGCGCAGCTTCCTGGACGACGGTCGCGTGGTGGAATTCACCAGCTCGTGGTATCGCGGCGACATCTACGATTTCGTGGCCGAGCTGCACACCGATTGA
- the zwf gene encoding glucose-6-phosphate dehydrogenase, giving the protein MTASPPPVDPFDLVIFGGTGDLALRKLLPALFHRFVDGQLPAASRIIGVAREALDDAGYRGLVRDVLADGGAADERIDAFLPLLHYLPLDARKDEGWDAFAALINEQPEHIRVFYLSTSPELFVDICNRLGANGLNGPNSRVVLEKPIGRDLASAMCIIEAVGRVFSEAQTFRIDHYLGKETVQNLLALRFGNALFEPLWNAGHIDHVQITVAETLGLGRRAGYYDRAGALRDMVQNHMLQLLCMVAMEAPASLSPDAVRDEKLKVLHALKPIDMRNSAQLTVRGQYKAGAIDGERVPGYLEELDDGQSNTETFVALKAEIANWRWAGVPFYLRTGKRLSARLSEIVVAFKSVPHSIFDASAGPLAHNRLVLRLQPDEGVKLWLTIKHPGPGGLRLRHVPLDMSFAEAFGVQQPDAYERLLLDVVRGNPTLFMRRDEVEAAWRWIDPILGAWGAAGEPPRPYAAGSWGPSAAVALIERDGRTWNEDSE; this is encoded by the coding sequence GTGACGGCTTCTCCCCCGCCCGTCGACCCGTTCGACCTGGTGATTTTTGGTGGCACCGGCGACCTGGCCCTGCGCAAGTTGCTGCCGGCGTTGTTCCACCGGTTCGTGGATGGCCAGCTGCCCGCCGCCAGCCGGATCATCGGCGTGGCGCGCGAAGCACTGGACGATGCCGGCTATCGCGGCCTGGTGCGCGACGTACTCGCCGACGGCGGCGCCGCGGACGAGCGCATCGATGCGTTCCTGCCGCTGCTGCACTACCTGCCGCTGGACGCGCGCAAGGACGAGGGCTGGGATGCGTTCGCCGCGCTGATCAACGAGCAGCCCGAGCACATCCGCGTGTTCTACCTCTCTACCTCGCCGGAATTGTTCGTCGACATCTGCAACCGGCTCGGCGCCAACGGCCTCAATGGACCCAATTCGCGCGTGGTGCTGGAAAAGCCGATCGGCCGCGACCTGGCCAGCGCAATGTGCATCATCGAGGCGGTCGGACGCGTGTTCTCCGAAGCGCAGACCTTCCGCATCGATCACTACCTCGGCAAGGAGACGGTGCAGAACCTGCTGGCGCTGCGCTTCGGCAACGCGCTGTTCGAGCCGCTGTGGAACGCCGGCCACATCGACCACGTGCAGATCACCGTGGCCGAGACGCTGGGGCTGGGTCGCCGCGCCGGCTACTACGACCGTGCCGGCGCACTGCGCGACATGGTGCAGAACCACATGCTGCAGCTGCTGTGCATGGTGGCGATGGAAGCGCCGGCCTCGCTCTCCCCCGACGCCGTGCGCGACGAGAAGCTCAAGGTGCTGCACGCGTTGAAGCCCATCGACATGCGCAACAGCGCGCAGCTCACCGTGCGCGGCCAGTACAAGGCCGGTGCGATCGATGGGGAGCGCGTCCCGGGCTACCTGGAGGAACTGGACGACGGCCAGTCCAACACCGAAACCTTCGTGGCGCTCAAGGCGGAGATCGCCAACTGGCGCTGGGCCGGCGTGCCGTTCTACCTGCGCACCGGCAAGCGGTTGTCCGCGCGGCTGTCGGAAATCGTGGTCGCCTTCAAGTCGGTGCCGCATTCGATCTTCGACGCCTCCGCCGGCCCGCTGGCGCACAACCGGCTGGTGCTGCGGCTGCAGCCCGACGAGGGCGTCAAGCTGTGGCTGACCATCAAGCACCCAGGCCCGGGCGGCCTGCGCCTGCGGCACGTGCCGCTGGACATGAGCTTCGCCGAAGCCTTCGGGGTGCAGCAGCCGGACGCCTACGAGCGCCTGCTGCTGGATGTGGTGCGCGGCAACCCCACGCTGTTCATGCGCCGCGACGAAGTCGAGGCCGCCTGGCGCTGGATCGATCCGATCCTGGGCGCCTGGGGCGCGGCCGGCGAGCCGCCGCGCCCGTATGCGGCCGGGAGCTGGGGGCCGAGTGCGGCGGTGGCGCTCATCGAGCGCGACGGGCGCACGTGGAACGAAGACAGCGAATAG
- the pgl gene encoding 6-phosphogluconolactonase: MTILNNADTHHFADGRALATALAGRVADRLRAGLLERDFALLAVSGGRTPLHFFELLSQAPMDWSRVQVTLVDERWVDESDPRSNARLVREHLLQHAAATARFVPLYTGAATPEEGQAEAGRRIHALPLPFDAVVLGMGLDGHTASFFPGGDQLEAALDPNQPSGVLPMRAPGAGEPRITLTLATLLQTRHLFLHIEGEDKRDVLAQARLGLGAAAHYPVRTVLARSPVPVAVYWCP, encoded by the coding sequence ATGACGATCTTGAACAACGCCGACACCCACCATTTCGCGGACGGTCGTGCGCTCGCCACGGCACTGGCCGGGCGCGTGGCCGATCGCCTGCGCGCGGGGTTGCTCGAGCGCGACTTCGCATTGCTCGCCGTGTCCGGCGGACGCACGCCGCTACATTTCTTCGAGCTGCTGTCGCAGGCGCCGATGGACTGGTCGCGGGTGCAGGTGACCCTGGTCGACGAGCGCTGGGTGGACGAAAGCGATCCACGCTCCAACGCGCGCCTGGTGCGCGAGCACCTGCTGCAGCACGCCGCAGCCACGGCCCGCTTTGTGCCCTTGTACACCGGCGCCGCCACGCCGGAGGAAGGCCAAGCCGAGGCCGGCCGGCGCATCCATGCACTGCCGCTGCCGTTCGATGCGGTCGTGCTGGGCATGGGCCTGGACGGCCACACCGCCTCGTTCTTCCCGGGCGGCGACCAGCTCGAAGCGGCGCTGGATCCGAACCAACCCAGCGGCGTGCTGCCGATGCGCGCACCCGGCGCTGGCGAGCCACGCATCACTCTCACGCTGGCCACCCTGCTCCAGACCCGCCACCTGTTCCTGCACATCGAAGGCGAAGACAAGCGCGACGTGCTGGCCCAGGCCCGGTTGGGGCTGGGTGCGGCCGCGCATTATCCGGTGCGTACCGTGCTGGCGCGCTCGCCGGTGCCGGTCGCCGTCTACTGGTGTCCCTGA
- the edd gene encoding phosphogluconate dehydratase, translated as MSSLHPVVAEVTARLIERSRGSRAAYLARIEAAAGGDGPHRAQLSCGNLAHGFAGCTGTDKAALREGRAPNIGIVTAYNDMLSAHRPYERYPALIRELARESGATAQVAGGVPAMCDGVTQGRAGMELSLFSRDVIAMATAVALSHDMFDGALYLGICDKIVPGLLIGALSFGHLPGAFVPSGPMPSGIPNEQKSKVRQAYAEGKASRAELLEVEAASYHSPGTCTFYGTANSNQMLMEIMGLQLPGSSFVAPDTPLRDALTRAAVQAVITHAAPATRLPLGHIVDERAIVNGVVGLHATGGSTNHLLHLVAMARAAGIALSWDDFDALSSVVPLLARVYPNGYADVNQFHESGGMAFLIDQLLDAGLLHADVQTLAGKGLAAYTCVPELDGAGRLAWRPVSKQSANRGVLRGAEEPFRPDGGLRLLDGNLGRAVIKVSAVPEDRLLIEAPAVVFDDQDAVRVAFERGELNRDFVAVVRFQGPQAIGMPELHKLTPTLAVLQDRGHRIALVTDGRMSGASGRVPAAIHVTPEAAADGPLARVREGDMVRLDCVNGRLDVLVDAAELAARAPAAGSQAAHQAGTGRELFEMFRRNAMNADLGAGVL; from the coding sequence ATGAGTTCGCTGCATCCCGTCGTCGCCGAAGTCACCGCACGCCTCATCGAGCGCAGCCGCGGGAGCCGCGCGGCCTACCTCGCACGCATCGAGGCGGCCGCGGGAGGTGACGGCCCGCATCGCGCGCAACTGTCCTGCGGCAACCTCGCGCACGGCTTCGCTGGCTGCACCGGCACGGACAAGGCCGCGTTGCGCGAAGGCCGCGCGCCGAACATCGGCATCGTCACCGCCTACAACGACATGCTCTCGGCGCATCGGCCCTACGAGCGCTACCCGGCGCTGATCCGCGAACTCGCCCGCGAGTCCGGCGCCACGGCACAGGTCGCCGGCGGCGTGCCGGCGATGTGCGATGGCGTCACGCAGGGTCGCGCCGGCATGGAGCTGTCACTGTTCTCGCGCGACGTGATCGCCATGGCCACCGCCGTGGCGCTCTCGCACGACATGTTCGACGGCGCGCTCTACCTGGGGATATGCGACAAGATCGTGCCAGGCCTCCTGATCGGCGCGCTCAGCTTCGGCCACCTGCCCGGCGCGTTCGTGCCGTCGGGTCCGATGCCTAGCGGCATTCCCAACGAGCAGAAATCGAAAGTGCGCCAGGCCTACGCCGAGGGCAAGGCCTCGCGCGCGGAGTTGCTGGAAGTCGAAGCGGCTTCCTACCACAGCCCCGGCACCTGCACGTTCTACGGCACCGCCAACTCCAACCAGATGCTGATGGAGATCATGGGCCTGCAGCTGCCCGGATCCAGCTTCGTGGCGCCCGACACGCCACTGCGCGACGCGCTCACCCGCGCCGCGGTGCAGGCGGTGATTACCCATGCGGCGCCGGCCACGCGCCTGCCGCTGGGCCACATCGTCGACGAGCGCGCGATCGTCAACGGCGTGGTCGGCCTGCACGCCACCGGCGGTTCGACCAACCACCTGCTGCACCTGGTCGCGATGGCGCGTGCCGCCGGCATTGCGCTCAGCTGGGACGACTTCGACGCGCTCTCCTCGGTGGTGCCGCTGCTGGCACGCGTGTACCCGAACGGCTACGCCGACGTGAACCAGTTCCACGAGTCCGGCGGCATGGCCTTCCTGATCGACCAGCTGCTCGATGCCGGCCTCTTGCATGCGGACGTGCAGACGCTCGCCGGCAAGGGCCTGGCTGCCTATACCTGCGTGCCGGAGCTCGACGGCGCCGGACGGCTGGCGTGGCGGCCGGTCAGCAAGCAGAGCGCCAACCGCGGCGTGCTGCGCGGCGCGGAGGAGCCGTTCCGGCCCGATGGCGGCCTGCGCCTGCTCGACGGCAACCTGGGCCGTGCGGTCATCAAGGTGTCCGCCGTGCCGGAGGACCGCCTGCTGATCGAAGCCCCGGCCGTGGTGTTCGACGACCAGGACGCGGTCCGCGTCGCCTTCGAACGCGGCGAACTCAATCGCGACTTCGTGGCGGTCGTGCGCTTCCAGGGCCCACAGGCGATCGGCATGCCGGAACTGCACAAGCTCACGCCCACGCTCGCCGTGCTGCAGGATCGCGGCCATCGCATCGCGCTGGTCACCGACGGGCGCATGTCCGGCGCCTCCGGACGCGTGCCGGCGGCGATCCACGTCACGCCGGAAGCCGCCGCGGATGGGCCTCTGGCGCGCGTGCGCGAGGGCGACATGGTTCGCCTGGATTGTGTGAATGGACGTCTGGACGTCCTGGTCGATGCCGCCGAACTCGCTGCCCGCGCGCCCGCGGCGGGCAGCCAGGCCGCCCACCAGGCCGGCACCGGCCGCGAGCTGTTCGAGATGTTCCGCCGCAACGCCATGAACGCCGACCTCGGCGCTGGCGTGCTGTAA
- the eda gene encoding bifunctional 4-hydroxy-2-oxoglutarate aldolase/2-dehydro-3-deoxy-phosphogluconate aldolase has translation MASDAYQNELASLMRLAPVIPVVVIEDARAAVPMARALVAGGVPAIEVTLRTPAALEAVRAIAAEVEGAVVGVGTVLGETDLRAAYEAGARFAVSPGVTPRLLDAAEDVPLALLPGAATASEAMGLLERGYRHLKFFPAVPAGGARLLAAWAGPLPQLRFCPTGGISAASAAEFLALPNVLCVGGSWLTPADKLATGDWAGVEALARAAANLRA, from the coding sequence ATGGCCTCGGATGCCTACCAGAACGAACTTGCCAGCCTCATGCGCCTCGCGCCGGTGATCCCGGTGGTCGTGATCGAGGACGCTCGCGCCGCCGTGCCGATGGCGCGTGCGCTGGTCGCCGGTGGCGTGCCAGCGATCGAGGTGACCCTTCGTACTCCCGCCGCGCTGGAAGCCGTGCGTGCGATTGCCGCCGAAGTCGAGGGCGCGGTGGTCGGCGTGGGTACGGTGCTGGGCGAGACCGACCTGCGCGCGGCGTACGAGGCCGGGGCCCGTTTCGCCGTATCGCCGGGAGTCACCCCGCGCTTGCTGGATGCGGCCGAGGACGTCCCGCTGGCCCTGCTCCCCGGCGCGGCCACCGCCAGCGAGGCGATGGGCTTGCTGGAACGCGGCTATCGCCACCTGAAATTCTTCCCGGCGGTACCGGCCGGCGGCGCCCGGCTGTTGGCTGCATGGGCCGGCCCGCTGCCGCAGCTGCGCTTCTGCCCGACCGGCGGCATCAGCGCGGCGAGCGCCGCCGAATTCCTCGCCCTGCCCAACGTGTTGTGCGTGGGCGGCTCGTGGCTCACCCCGGCGGACAAGCTCGCCACCGGCGACTGGGCCGGGGTCGAGGCCCTGGCGCGCGCCGCCGCAAACCTGCGGGCCTAG
- a CDS encoding DUF1272 domain-containing protein: MLELRPTCEHCDKPLPPSSTDARICSFECTFCHDCVEQVLQGVCPNCGGGFVPRPVRPARDWKNGHFLGRYPATGTVTHKPVDAAAHAALVARLDGLAPERR; this comes from the coding sequence ATGCTCGAACTTCGCCCGACCTGCGAGCACTGCGACAAGCCGCTACCGCCCTCGTCGACCGACGCGCGCATCTGCTCGTTCGAATGCACCTTCTGCCACGACTGCGTCGAACAGGTGCTGCAGGGTGTGTGCCCCAACTGCGGCGGGGGCTTCGTGCCGCGGCCGGTGCGGCCGGCGCGGGACTGGAAGAACGGCCATTTTCTCGGCCGTTACCCGGCCACGGGCACGGTCACGCACAAGCCGGTGGATGCGGCGGCGCACGCGGCACTGGTGGCGCGACTGGATGGCCTCGCGCCCGAAAGGCGGTAA